A single genomic interval of Bacillus smithii harbors:
- a CDS encoding UvrB/UvrC motif-containing protein — translation MICQECHLRPATLHFTKIINGEKTEFHLCEHCAKEKGEFSFFGGSQGFSINNLLAGLFNVEPVFQKVDQNPFVQPDELQCDYCHMTFQQFVNTGKFGCSHCYKTFADHIDSILKRLHGGNNAHHGKIPKRKGGALHLKKKIAHLKQQLQSLVAKEEFEKAAQVRDEIRSLESQINQEGGENHVS, via the coding sequence GTGATATGCCAGGAATGTCATCTGCGCCCAGCCACTCTTCATTTCACAAAGATCATTAACGGAGAAAAAACAGAATTTCATTTGTGTGAGCATTGTGCAAAAGAAAAAGGGGAATTTTCTTTTTTTGGAGGAAGCCAAGGGTTTTCCATTAACAACCTTCTAGCGGGATTGTTTAACGTTGAGCCTGTTTTTCAAAAGGTAGATCAGAATCCTTTTGTTCAGCCGGATGAATTGCAATGCGACTATTGTCATATGACGTTTCAACAATTTGTGAATACAGGGAAATTTGGCTGTTCGCATTGTTACAAAACGTTTGCGGACCATATAGATTCTATATTAAAACGACTACATGGAGGAAATAATGCTCATCATGGCAAAATCCCTAAACGAAAAGGAGGAGCCCTGCACTTAAAAAAGAAAATTGCCCATTTGAAGCAGCAACTTCAGTCGTTAGTAGCTAAAGAGGAGTTTGAAAAAGCGGCGCAAGTCCGTGATGAAATTCGCTCTCTTGAAAGTCAAATCAATCAAGAGGGAGGAGAAAATCATGTCTCTTGA
- a CDS encoding protein arginine kinase, whose protein sequence is MSLEKFINHAVSSWMKNEGPHSDIVLSSRIRLARNLENHQFPTVFSGDEAMKVVHEVGEALKRFPGMNENPLELLLMNELQPLQKRVLVEKHLISPLLAEGTNYGAVFLSENEDISIMVNEEDHIRIQCLASGLQLKETLVKANQIDDLIEEKVPYAFDEKIGYLTSCPTNVGTGLRASVMVHLPALVMTQQMNQIIPAINQLGLVVRGIYGEGSQSVGNLFQISNQLTLGKSEEEIVNDLISVVSQIIDQERSAREALVKTNHIQLEDRIFRSYGVLANSRIIESKEAAQCLSDVRLGIDLGYINTISKNVLNELLILTQPGFLQQYAGASLRPEERDVRRATLIREKLRQEHGY, encoded by the coding sequence ATGTCTCTTGAGAAATTTATTAATCATGCTGTAAGTTCTTGGATGAAAAACGAAGGCCCTCACTCTGACATCGTATTGAGTTCCCGAATCAGGCTGGCTCGGAATTTAGAAAATCATCAATTTCCTACCGTTTTTTCTGGCGATGAGGCGATGAAAGTCGTGCATGAAGTGGGAGAAGCTTTAAAAAGGTTTCCCGGGATGAATGAAAATCCTCTGGAATTGCTGTTAATGAATGAACTGCAGCCGCTTCAAAAAAGAGTGCTTGTAGAAAAGCATCTCATTAGTCCTCTTCTCGCAGAAGGTACCAATTACGGAGCTGTTTTTTTGTCAGAAAATGAAGATATCAGCATTATGGTGAACGAAGAAGATCATATTCGTATACAATGCCTGGCTTCTGGATTACAATTAAAGGAAACTTTAGTTAAAGCCAACCAAATTGATGATTTGATCGAAGAAAAAGTTCCATATGCTTTTGACGAAAAAATCGGCTATCTCACGAGTTGTCCCACAAATGTTGGCACCGGCCTTCGCGCATCCGTCATGGTTCATCTTCCGGCACTTGTCATGACTCAACAAATGAATCAGATCATTCCGGCAATTAATCAATTAGGGCTGGTCGTCCGAGGAATTTATGGTGAAGGAAGCCAATCAGTGGGGAATTTATTCCAAATCTCTAATCAGCTGACATTAGGGAAATCAGAAGAGGAAATCGTTAACGATTTAATAAGCGTTGTTTCCCAAATTATTGATCAAGAAAGATCCGCTAGAGAAGCATTGGTCAAAACAAATCATATACAATTGGAAGACAGGATTTTCCGTTCCTATGGAGTGTTGGCCAATTCGCGTATTATTGAATCAAAAGAAGCAGCTCAATGTCTTTCCGATGTTAGATTAGGTATAGATTTAGGTTATATTAATACTATTTCTAAGAATGTTTTAAATGAATTATTGATTTTAACTCAGCCGGGATTTTTGCAACAGTATGCAGGAGCTTCGCTTCGCCCCGAGGAACGAGATGTACGCAGAGCGACATTGATTCGGGAAAAATTAAGACAGGAACATGGATATTAA
- the clpC gene encoding ATP-dependent protease ATP-binding subunit ClpC produces MMFGRFTERAQKVLALAQEEAIRLGHNNIGTEHILLGLVREGEGIAAKALYGLGLSPEKIQNEVENLIGKGQGVAQTIHYTPRAKKVIELSMDEARKLGHSYVGTEHILLGLIREGEGVAARVLNNLGISLNKARQQVLQLLGSNETNGHASGSSAHANTPTLDSLARDLTAIARDGKLDPVIGRSKEIQRVIEVLSRRTKNNPVLIGEPGVGKTAIAEGLAQQIVNNEVPETLRDKRVMTLDMGTVVAGTKYRGEFEDRLKKVMDEIRQAGNIILFIDELHTLIGAGGAEGAIDASNILKPALARGELQCIGATTLDEYRKYIEKDAALERRFQPIQVDEPTIEESIQILKGLRDRYEAHHRVSITDEAIEAAVKLSDRYISDRFLPDKAIDLIDEAGSKVRLRSFTTPPNLKELEQKLEEIRKEKDAAVQSQEFEKAASLRDAEQKLREQLEETKKSWKEKQGKENSEVTVEDIATVVSSWTGIPVSKLAQTETERLLNLEEILHSRVIGQEEAVKAVAKAVRRARAGLKDPKRPIGSFIFLGPTGVGKTELARALAEAMFGDEDAMIRIDMSEYMEKHSTSRLVGSPPGYVGFEEGGQLTEKVRRKPYSVILLDEIEKAHPDVFNILLQVLEDGRLTDSKGRTVDFRNTVLIMTSNVGAEALKKNKYVGFNIQDGEQEFKDMKGKVLEELKRAFRPEFLNRIDEIIVFHSLEKDQLKQIVSLMSDQLTKRLKEQHIELELTDKAKEKIAEEGYDPEYGARPLRRAIQKHIEDRLSEELLKGNIHPGQNVVIDVENNEFVVKTKQPSIGVME; encoded by the coding sequence ATGATGTTTGGGAGATTTACCGAAAGGGCTCAGAAAGTTCTGGCATTAGCTCAAGAAGAGGCAATCCGTCTTGGACACAATAATATCGGAACCGAGCATATTTTATTAGGGTTGGTAAGGGAAGGCGAAGGAATTGCGGCGAAGGCTCTTTACGGTTTAGGTTTGAGCCCTGAAAAAATTCAGAATGAAGTGGAGAATTTAATTGGGAAAGGCCAAGGAGTCGCCCAAACCATTCATTATACGCCAAGGGCTAAAAAAGTAATTGAGCTTTCAATGGATGAAGCCAGAAAACTGGGACATTCTTATGTTGGTACCGAGCATATTTTACTCGGGTTGATCCGAGAAGGCGAAGGTGTTGCAGCCCGCGTATTGAACAATTTAGGAATTAGTTTAAATAAAGCTCGTCAACAAGTGCTGCAGCTTTTAGGAAGCAATGAAACGAATGGGCATGCATCAGGATCGTCCGCCCATGCCAATACGCCGACATTGGATAGCTTGGCTAGAGATTTGACAGCTATTGCTCGCGACGGAAAACTTGATCCTGTGATCGGACGTAGTAAAGAAATTCAACGTGTGATTGAAGTGTTAAGCCGCAGAACGAAAAACAATCCAGTATTGATTGGTGAACCGGGTGTTGGGAAAACAGCCATTGCGGAAGGATTAGCCCAACAAATTGTCAATAATGAAGTGCCGGAAACTCTTCGTGATAAACGAGTTATGACATTGGATATGGGGACCGTTGTAGCTGGAACGAAATATCGAGGAGAATTTGAAGACCGTTTGAAAAAAGTCATGGATGAAATCCGGCAAGCTGGAAATATTATTTTGTTTATCGACGAGCTTCATACTTTGATCGGTGCGGGAGGAGCAGAAGGCGCCATTGACGCATCCAATATATTGAAGCCGGCATTGGCAAGAGGCGAGTTGCAATGCATTGGAGCAACAACATTAGATGAATATCGCAAATATATCGAAAAAGATGCTGCTTTGGAAAGACGCTTTCAGCCTATTCAAGTAGATGAACCGACCATTGAAGAATCGATTCAAATTTTAAAAGGGCTAAGAGATCGCTACGAAGCACATCACCGTGTATCCATTACAGATGAGGCGATTGAAGCGGCGGTTAAATTATCGGATCGTTATATTTCGGATCGTTTCTTGCCGGATAAAGCGATTGACCTTATTGATGAAGCAGGCTCGAAAGTAAGATTACGCTCCTTTACCACTCCTCCGAATTTAAAAGAACTGGAGCAAAAACTTGAAGAAATTAGAAAAGAAAAAGATGCAGCTGTACAAAGCCAAGAATTTGAAAAAGCAGCTTCTTTAAGAGACGCTGAGCAAAAATTGCGCGAGCAGTTGGAAGAAACGAAAAAATCTTGGAAAGAAAAACAAGGAAAAGAAAACAGCGAAGTGACGGTTGAAGATATTGCGACAGTTGTTTCCAGCTGGACAGGAATTCCTGTTTCCAAATTGGCACAAACTGAAACAGAAAGATTGTTAAATCTTGAAGAAATTCTACATTCGCGGGTCATTGGCCAGGAAGAAGCTGTAAAAGCGGTGGCTAAAGCTGTTCGTCGTGCACGGGCAGGATTAAAAGATCCAAAACGTCCAATCGGCTCCTTTATTTTCCTCGGACCGACCGGAGTTGGGAAAACAGAGCTGGCTAGAGCATTGGCGGAAGCTATGTTTGGCGATGAAGATGCTATGATCCGAATCGATATGTCAGAATACATGGAGAAACATTCGACTTCCCGTTTAGTTGGCTCTCCTCCTGGTTATGTCGGATTTGAGGAAGGCGGACAATTGACAGAAAAGGTTAGACGCAAGCCGTATTCTGTTATATTGCTAGACGAAATTGAAAAAGCGCATCCGGATGTTTTCAACATTCTTCTTCAAGTATTAGAAGATGGCCGTTTAACTGATTCAAAAGGTAGAACGGTTGACTTCCGGAATACAGTTCTGATAATGACGTCCAATGTGGGCGCTGAAGCGTTGAAGAAAAACAAGTATGTTGGATTTAATATTCAGGACGGCGAGCAGGAATTTAAAGATATGAAAGGGAAAGTGCTGGAAGAACTCAAAAGAGCATTTCGTCCTGAATTTTTAAATCGAATTGACGAAATTATTGTGTTCCATTCGTTGGAAAAAGATCAATTGAAACAGATTGTTTCGTTAATGTCTGATCAATTAACCAAACGTTTGAAAGAGCAGCATATTGAGCTTGAACTGACCGATAAAGCAAAAGAGAAAATTGCCGAAGAAGGATACGATCCTGAATATGGAGCTCGTCCGTTGCGTCGGGCGATCCAGAAACATATTGAAGATCGGCTGTCGGAAGAACTTTTAAAAGGCAATATCCATCCAGGACAAAATGTCGTGATTGACGTGGAAAATAACGAATTCGTAGTAAAAACAAAACAACCGTCAATTGGAGTAATGGAATGA